TCGCGGTACTGGCGCTCGCTGTGCACCCGGGCGACGCGCAGTTCCCCGGCGCCTCGGAAGCCCTGTGGTGGTCCGTCACCCACTTCCTGGATGGCGGCACCATGGCGGGAGACCCCATCCGCCTGCGGGTGCTGGCACTGGGCGCCACAGGCACAGGCATCCTCGCGCTGTCGCTGCTGACCGCAGCGCTGGCCTCGAAGATGGGCGAGCGCATCACCGACATGCGCTCGGGCCTCAACCCCGTCGTCGAGCGGGGCCACGTGCTGTGCCTCGGCTACGCGCCCAACGTGGCGCTCGTGGCGCGGGAGCTCGCCCGCTCGGGACAGCGCTGCACGCTGGTGGTGCTGGCCCCCGAGGACAAGGACCGCATTGACGCGGCGCTGAGGCCCGCTCGCCAGGTGCCGGGCCACCGGCTGCGCACGGTGGTGCGCACGGGAGATCCTCGCAACGAGCAGGCGCTGCTGCGAGTCGCCGCGCCCTCGGCCCGGGCGGTCATCGTCACGCCTCCGGCGACGCTCTCGGATGACGACTCCGTGCAGTGGACGCTGTCCACGCTGCTGGCCATGCGCCGCGTGGCAGAGACGGGCTTCGAGGGGCGGGTCATCGTCGAGGCCCGCCACACCGAGGCACGGGAGCTGCTCTCGCTGGCGGGCGAGCCGGGCGTAGCGGGCGAGGGACAGCTCGCGATGGACATCATCGCGGCGGACGAGGTGGTGGCCAGCATCCTCGCCGCGAGCACCCGGCAGGACGGCATCTACTTCGTGCTGCGGCACCTGCTCGCGTTCGATGGCTGCGAGTTCTACATCGAGCCCCTTCCCGACTCCCTGGTGGGGCAGAGCTTCGACGAGGTGCATGCCCGGGTGCACGACGCCATCCTCGTCGGCGTGCGCACCGAAGCGGGAGAGATGATCCTGTGCCCGGCGCCCGCGAGTCCCCGGAAGCTGGCGCGGGGAGACCGGCTCATCCTGCTGGCCTCGGGCTTCGGCCGGTGGCGCCTGGGGAGCGAGCTGCCCTCCTCCCAGTTGCCCGCGCACAGCGCCGTGCCCGACCCCACGCCCCAACACGTCAGCATCGTGGGCTTCAACTCCACGCTGCCCCACCTGCTGCGAGAGCTGAGCGCCATCCTGCCCACGGGCTCCCGGGTGCAGGTCGTCGCGGGCGAGAACTCCCCTCGCGCCCTGCCAATGGTGGAGGACCTGAGCCAGAAGGAGAGTGCCATCCAGCTCTCGTGTGACACCCGCCCGGCCGCGCCGCTCATGCACCGGGGACAGCACGAGATGTGCCGCGCGGACGCAGTGGTCATCCTGGGCAACGAGGATCCCCATGACGAGAACGGAGACGCGAGCGCCCTGGCCATGCTGCTGCGGCTGCGCCATGGCCAGAAGGTGAGCGGCCACCGGGCCCGGCGCGTGGTCACGGAAGTGAGAGACCCCCGCTCCGCCCTGCACATCGCGCCTCGGCGCGGGGACTGCGTGGTGTCCAGCGGCGTGGTGGCGATGCTGCTGGCGCAGGTGGTGCTGGATCCTGATGTGGCGCCCGTCTACCGGGAGCTGCTGTCTCCCCGAGGCGTCGCGGTGCGCCTTCGCCCGCGCCGGGTCTATGTCTCCGCAGGCTCGGCCACCTTCGACCAGGTGCTGGCGAACGCGAGGGCCCGAGGGGAGATTGCGCTGGGCTTCTATCCGGATCCGCGCAGCCACGGGCAGGCGCAGGCTCGCCAGCGGTTGGAGGAAGGCGACGTGGAGCTGGGCGAGGATGCGTGGCTGAACCCTCCTTGGGACACACGGGTGCCGGACACCGAGGACGCCCAAGTGGTGGTGCTGGCCCACGAGCGTGACACGCCAAGCTGAGCGCCCATTCGCGGGCCTGAGCGGGCCTTCACGAAACCGCGGGCCTGAGACATGTATTCACCTGCGGCAATTGCTCGCCTGCCCTTCGGCCTGGCTTGAAGGGGGGATGTGTTGAGTTCGAAATAAATATGTCATCAATGCTCTTTTTGGGCGCGCGCAGCGCGCCGCAATTCCGCGGCCCCGTCACCCTGAGAAGAGCGCCTCAAAACACCTACAGCCACCCCTGAAGCAGGGGCTTCGGCCCTGAGCCCGGGGAGCGGCTGTCCCTGACCCCTCGCACCGCAGTCTTCGCCAGTTCTGCGTCTGCGCGGTCTGGCACTCCACCTGTCTGTCTTTTTCCCAGAGAGAACATGAAGAACGTTTTTCTGTTGGTTGGAACCTTGCTCACCATCGGCACCGTGGCCTGCGGCCCGCAGGACCCTCTCTCCGATGAAGTTCCAGGACTCCTGACCTCCACCGAGAGCGAGCTGTCTGCGTCCAACTGCACGCAGCTCACCCCCACCTCGGTGATCGTCTCTGGCAGTGAGTCCAGCAACCCGGGAACCAACGCCCTGGACAACAACCTGGACACCCGCTGGAGCAACCTCGGCAAGGGCTCCTTCATCGACTTCGACCTGGGCTCGGAGAAGTCGGTGTCGGGTGCGGCCATCGCCTGGCACCTGGGCACCACGCAGATCAACAACTTCCTCCTCCAGACGACGCTGGACGGCATCAACTACACCCAGGTCTACAGCGGGCGGAACAGCGCCACCCTGGCGGCGGAGACCTATACGTTCCCCGCGCGCACCGCGCGCCGCCTGCGCATCAGCGTGCTGGGTAACAACCTGAACAACTGGGCCAGCATCGCCGAGGCCCGTCCGTGCGCGGGCTCGGTGAGCACTCCACCCGCTGCCTCAGTGGTGTGGCGCGGCGACTTCGAGACGGGCAACCTCACGCAGTGGACCCGGGAGCAAGAGGTGAGCGCGGACCGGCTGCAGATCGTCACTTCGCCGGTGCGCCAGGGCGGCTATGCGCTCAAGGCCACCGTGAAGCAGGGAGATGATCCCATCGACGCCAGCGGCAACCGCAACGAGATGGTGCGCCTGACGTACGAGCCGGCGAACTCCGAGTACTACTACCGCTGGAGCACGATGTTCCCGTCGGACTTCCCGTCCCCGGCCACCTGGCAGCTCTTCACCCAGTGGCACCACACGGGCAGCAGCGGCTCGCCGCCGGTGGAGTTTGCCGTCAACAACGGCAACATCATCCTCTACTGCCGCAGCACCGAAGTGTGGCGCACCCCGCTGGTGCGCGGCGTGTGGAACGACTTCGTCTTCCACGTGAAGTGGTCGCCCAGCTCGAGCACCGGCTTCGTGGAGCTCTACCACCAGGGCCGGCTCGTGCTGCCCAAGCGCTACTGCGCCACCCAGTTCTCCGGACAGGTCAACTACCTGAAGGTGGGCCTGTACCGGAACTCCAGCATCAGCCAGACGGGCGTGGTGTACCACGACAACTGGCTCATGGGCCGCTCGCTGTCGGATGTGATGCCGTAGCCACGCTGCACTTTTCGAATGTAGAGGAGGCTCCCCCTCACAGTGAGGGGGAGCATTCCCGAAGGACCTGAGTTCCCCGCGAATCTTTCCTCGGAATCCAGCCTATCCAGGATGGAACGCACGTTGCTGCGGAGGCGCCGCGCATTGCGTCCACGGCGGCCCTCTCCGCCGCGTTCATCCTCGAAAGGTTTTCTCCGATGAGACTGCAATCCGTAGGGAACTCCCTCTGGGTCTGCGCTGCGCTGGCCGTCATGGCCTGCAGCGAGGCTCCCGCCGAGCACACATCCGCGCCCCTGAGTACGGCCCAGCAGGCGGTCAACAGCACGAACAGGGTGTTGATCCTCGGCAGCAGCGTCACGGGCGGGCTCCAGAGCCGCGAGGCCCGCGCGGTCGCTGAGCAGGATCCCTCCGCGGCCATCGAGGTGGTGACGCCGGCTCAGTGGCGGGCGATGACGGGCGAGCAGTTCATGTCGTACCGCGCGCTGATCATCGGAGATGGGGCGTGCCAGAGCGGCACGGCCGCGTTCCAGGCCGCGGTGGATACGCGGGACACGTGGGGCGACATCGTCGATGGCACCGTGGCCCTGCTCGCCACGGATCCGTCTCACAACGGCACGCCGCAGCTGGTGGAGAACGCGATCGCGTTCGTCCTCAACTCGGTGCAGTACCGCACCGGCATGTACATCGCGCTGGGCTGCGCGTACCAGAACACGACGGCGCCGGTGGCGGTGACGCTGCTGGAGCCGTTCGGCCACTTCTCCGCGCAGGGCGTGCCGGGCTGCGCCCAGTCGGCCCACATGTTCCAGATGTACCCGGATCTGCTCTCGCGCGAACTGCCGGACGGGCTGCTGCCGGGCAATGGCGGGTGCGCGGCGCGCTCGGTGTTCAC
This window of the Hyalangium minutum genome carries:
- a CDS encoding CASTOR/POLLUX-related putative ion channel, whose protein sequence is MQASLLRRAGRAGRAWLIYRLDQLLTYPPLVQVAVLLLLTAILISAFAVLALAVHPGDAQFPGASEALWWSVTHFLDGGTMAGDPIRLRVLALGATGTGILALSLLTAALASKMGERITDMRSGLNPVVERGHVLCLGYAPNVALVARELARSGQRCTLVVLAPEDKDRIDAALRPARQVPGHRLRTVVRTGDPRNEQALLRVAAPSARAVIVTPPATLSDDDSVQWTLSTLLAMRRVAETGFEGRVIVEARHTEARELLSLAGEPGVAGEGQLAMDIIAADEVVASILAASTRQDGIYFVLRHLLAFDGCEFYIEPLPDSLVGQSFDEVHARVHDAILVGVRTEAGEMILCPAPASPRKLARGDRLILLASGFGRWRLGSELPSSQLPAHSAVPDPTPQHVSIVGFNSTLPHLLRELSAILPTGSRVQVVAGENSPRALPMVEDLSQKESAIQLSCDTRPAAPLMHRGQHEMCRADAVVILGNEDPHDENGDASALAMLLRLRHGQKVSGHRARRVVTEVRDPRSALHIAPRRGDCVVSSGVVAMLLAQVVLDPDVAPVYRELLSPRGVAVRLRPRRVYVSAGSATFDQVLANARARGEIALGFYPDPRSHGQAQARQRLEEGDVELGEDAWLNPPWDTRVPDTEDAQVVVLAHERDTPS
- a CDS encoding heparin lyase I family protein, with translation MKNVFLLVGTLLTIGTVACGPQDPLSDEVPGLLTSTESELSASNCTQLTPTSVIVSGSESSNPGTNALDNNLDTRWSNLGKGSFIDFDLGSEKSVSGAAIAWHLGTTQINNFLLQTTLDGINYTQVYSGRNSATLAAETYTFPARTARRLRISVLGNNLNNWASIAEARPCAGSVSTPPAASVVWRGDFETGNLTQWTREQEVSADRLQIVTSPVRQGGYALKATVKQGDDPIDASGNRNEMVRLTYEPANSEYYYRWSTMFPSDFPSPATWQLFTQWHHTGSSGSPPVEFAVNNGNIILYCRSTEVWRTPLVRGVWNDFVFHVKWSPSSSTGFVELYHQGRLVLPKRYCATQFSGQVNYLKVGLYRNSSISQTGVVYHDNWLMGRSLSDVMP